From the Aspergillus puulaauensis MK2 DNA, chromosome 1, nearly complete sequence genome, the window TGTAGGCTTGCACTTGAGGGGCCACGTGGGGGAGCTTTGGATTGAGGTTGCTGGCCGTATTGAGGCATGCGAGGTGTCGGACCTTGCGAGGCTGCGAGGGATGAAGTATGCGACGGTGCTTGTGACTGTGATTCAGGTTGTGTCTGAGACGGCGCCATGTATTGCGAGCCCGTACGTGGGGTTTGCTGGTATGCGCGTTGTGCAGTAGGCGGCTTTGTATCTTGCGGCATCGGGGGATTGGGAGTTTGCGAAGCAGAGGATGGGAATTGGTGCTGTGAGCCAGGCGGATATTTCTGAGCAGCTTGCCGCGCCTGAGCTTGCCGGGAAACTGACGCAGCTTGCGGTACAGGTTGTGGAGGGGCTTTTGAGGCCGCAGCCGAGTCTACCCGCCGCCTTTTAGCTTCATGGACGGCATTCTTTGGCTCGCCCCGACCTGTTGATGACATTTGATTCGGAAGCTGGCGGGTGGGCGGTCGTTTTGCTGACGATTGTGCGAGCGAAGCAGTAGGCAACGGCAAACCTGATGTGGTTTCTGGGTGTGATGCCGGTTTTTGGTATTCGCGAGCCGGCGGTGGTCCCCACCGATATGAAGGGTACTGCACGACGTCCTCCAACCGCACATATGAttgttcctgctgctgatatGACGGGTAGTAGGGGGGCTGCGTAGTAGTGTTGTTCAGTTGTGTTTGTGGAAGGTTGGTGTTCGATGAGTTATAGAACGGGCTTCTCCACTGAGAATTCGAATTGTCCTCGCCGTGAGGGGCATGTTGACTCAGGTTCTGTGACGCGTAGTGTTGAGGCCAATCGAGCAACGGAAATTGCTCATCTGCCATGCTGATATAGAGCTCATTCGCCGTGGGTAAGGAGCGGCTGGTTGCGAAACTTGCGATGCAGTGACGATCCAACGAGCCTGCAGAAGACGCGATGCGTGGGAAGTGTTGAGCGGTATATGCCCTCAACACAAACAAACTGGCCGAAATTGCTCGCACATGGCCTCTCCCATCTTATCCCCGGAGAGCCACAAAATCGCGCGACAACTCCCGGTCCTGCGCAGATAGTGACAACGCGACAAGCATTCGGCCACGCCTTAGTCAGCCCAACAGTACACACCAACTAACTAGCTATGGAAGGCGGTCAGTAATGGGGACAGCCAATCATTATGCACCTGCCAGCCCTAGGCTAAGCGGGTCCCGACATCATGTGACGCACATTTCGATCTGCCCACATTTTCGGCTAACATCAAGCCCAATTGAGTGAAAAAAGAAGTCCTTCGACGACAACCGACGACAACACCACGACCCTTTCTCCAGAGTCCGGTCAGATATCGAAAGGAGGCTCTGCAAAATGGCCGTCACAAACCAGGGTACGTTCTACGGAAATATTCACGACTCGCTTTGATTCTATCTGTTTTCGTGCGCCGTGATTTTGAGGTTGGGGTGGTTTAGACAACGGCGACAGGACAACCTATACCAGAAAAGCAAAGTTACGGGACAAATGCTGATGGTTTTTCTTCGAATAGCACTCCACTCCTCGCGCCGGAAGTCGCGCAAGGCGCACTTCAATGCCCCCTCCAGCGTGCGCCGTGTTATCATGAGCGCACCTCTGTCCAAGGAACTCCGTGAGAAGCACAATGTACGCCTACCATCCGTCCCTCCCATCCTTCAGAACGATGATTCCCCTTTTTATTCTATGCGGTTCAGGAGCGATtcaagagagaagagaaaaaaggGGGGTCGAGGAATCGTTTTGATAAGAGGAATTTGGGAAACAGCCGTAATAGAACCAGGAACTGACCGCAATGATTTTTACAGGTCCgctccatccccatccgcAAGGACGACGAGGTCACCATTGTCCGTGGTACCAACAAGGGCCGTGAGGGCAAGGTCACCAGCGTCTACCGTCTGAAGTGGGCCGTCCACATCGAGCGTGTTGTCCGCGAGAAGTCCAACGGCCAGAGCGttcccctccccatccacccctCCAAGGTCGTCGTcaccaagctcaagctcgacAAGGACCGTGAGCAGATTCTGGAGCGCATCGGCAAGGGCCGTgaggccgtcaaggccaagtCCTCTTAAGGGACTGGAAATGGGACTT encodes:
- the RPL26A gene encoding 60S ribosomal protein uL24 (BUSCO:EOG09265DAV;~COG:J;~EggNog:ENOG410PPNW;~InterPro:IPR005756,IPR041988,IPR008991,IPR005825, IPR005824,IPR014722;~PFAM:PF00467,PF16906;~go_component: GO:0005840 - ribosome [Evidence IEA];~go_component: GO:0015934 - large ribosomal subunit [Evidence IEA];~go_function: GO:0003723 - RNA binding [Evidence IEA];~go_function: GO:0003735 - structural constituent of ribosome [Evidence IEA];~go_process: GO:0006412 - translation [Evidence IEA]), producing MAVTNQALHSSRRKSRKAHFNAPSSVRRVIMSAPLSKELREKHNVRSIPIRKDDEVTIVRGTNKGREGKVTSVYRLKWAVHIERVVREKSNGQSVPLPIHPSKVVVTKLKLDKDREQILERIGKGREAVKAKSS